The following coding sequences are from one Thamnophis elegans isolate rThaEle1 chromosome 5, rThaEle1.pri, whole genome shotgun sequence window:
- the ITGB3BP gene encoding centromere protein R, producing MPRAKRALKLENLIPEKVPAISSAKNGLLFSPITGTRLMNSFSSPRRNDLSNVLSSCRNNAEESDEIRVSSKVLPIQSNIKEQHQMKNNDKLLALQSEVEYSLEGFLQIRKKLTNLKALEGTRELENILGTSNKSGNLKIELRKSRKLIEQVRKRNLKKPGAARLSTQENLQPTNSFAFLKSLIG from the exons GTGCCAGCAATATCATCAGCAAAAAATGGCCTTCTTTTTTCACCAATAACAGGAACACGTCTAATGAATTCATTTTCAAGTCCCAGGAGAAATGACCTATCAAATG TTCTATCAAGCTGCAGAAATAATGCCGAAGAATCAGATg AAATCAGAGTGTCTTCCAAAGTCTTGCCAATCCAATCCAATATAAAGGAGCAAcatcaaatgaaaaataatgacaa ACTCTTGGCATTGCAGTCTGAAGTTGAATATTCCCTGGAAGGATTCCTGCAAATCCGAAAAAAACTAACCAATCTGAAG GCTTTAGAGGGCACCAGAGAGCTGGAAAATATTCTGGGCACTTCAAACAAGTCTGGTAATTTAAAAATTGAACTGAGAAAATCCAGGAAACTGA TTGAGCAAGTCAGAAAGAGAAACCTGAAAAAACCGGGTGCTGCTAGACTTTCTACTCAAG AAAATCTCCAGCCTACCAATAGCTTTGCATTCCTGAAATCTCTCATTGGCTAA